In Puntigrus tetrazona isolate hp1 chromosome 22, ASM1883169v1, whole genome shotgun sequence, one genomic interval encodes:
- the matk gene encoding megakaryocyte-associated tyrosine-protein kinase isoform X3 — MAMKSWMAGTQCVAKKQHCKPKAGEMAYYKGDILTVVGPGTRKGEYRARHNTTGEEGLVSGSKLREREALRIDPKLSLMPWFHGKISGTQAVGKLKPAEDGLFLVRESVRHPGDFVLCLCFGRKVFHYRVVFRDGKLSIDSKQFFYNLIDMIEFYSRNQGALATLLLKPKKKEGTKSAETKLLKSGWLLDLSKLTVGETIGEGEFGAVFEGEYAGQRVAVKNIKCDVTAQAFLEETSVMTNLHHKNLVRLLGVILHNGLHIVTELMAKGNLVNFLRTRGRSAISPVQLLRFSLDVCEGMEHLESKKLLHRDLAGRNILVSEDSVAKISDFGLAKVSSTATDNSKLPIKWTAPEALKNKKFSTQSDVWSYGVLLWEIFSYGRQPYPKMSVSEVRERVDQGHRMEPPDQCPPDVYGLMTSCWETDPKRRPSFHKLRERLEKELGKH; from the exons ATGGCGATG AAGAGCTGGATGGCAGGTACGCAGTGCGTCGCCAAAAAGCAGCACTGCAAGCCCAAAGCCGGTGAAATGGCGTATTACAAAGGCGACATCTTGACAGTCGTCGGACCAGGAACG AGGAAAGGAGAATACAGAGCCCGACACAACACAACGGGAGAGGAAGGATTGGTTTCGGGTTCGAAGCTCCGAGAAAGGGAAGCCCTCCGTATCGACCCCAAATTAAGTCTGATGCC ATGGTTTCACGGGAAAATATCAGGAACGCAAGCCGTCGGCAAACTCAAGCCGGCGGAGGACGGCCTTTTCTTGGTGCGGGAGTCGGTTCGGCATCCCGGCGACTTCGTGCTGTGCCTCTGCTTCGGTCGGAAGGTCTTTCACTACAGAGTGGTCTTCAGAGACGGCAAGCTGAGCATCGACAGCAAGCAGTTCTTCTACAACCTCATCGACATGATCGAG TTTTACAGCAGAAATCAAGGTGCCCTCGCCACGCTTCTGCTGAAGCCCAAGAAGAAGGAAGGCACGAAATCCGCCGAGACGAAACTGTTGAAAT CCGGCTGGCTTCTGGATCTGTCCAAGCTAACCGTAGGAGAGACCATCGGAGAGGGAGAGTTCGGTG CGGTGTTCGAGGGTGAATACGCAGGTCAGCGGGTCGCCGTCAAGAACATCAAGTGTGACGTGACCGCTCAGGCCTTCCTCGAAGAGACGTCCGTCATGAC GAACCTCCATCATAAGAACCTGGTGAGGTTGTTGGGAGTGATTCTTCACAACGGCCTTCACATCGTCACGGAGCTCATGGCGAAG GGGAACCTGGTGAACTTTCTCCGCACGCGAGGACGTTCTGCGATCAGTCCTGTGCAGCTGCTGCGCTTTTCACT AGATGTTTGTGAAGGTATGGAGCACCTGGAGTCCAAGAAGCTCCTGCACCGAGATCTCGCCGGACGCAACATCCTGGTGTCTGAAGACAGCGTCGCCAAAATCAGCGACTTCGGTCTGGCCAAGGTCAGTTCAACGGCGACGGACAACTCCAAGTTACCCATCAAGTGGACGGCGCCCGAAGCCCTGAAGAACAAG aagTTCTCCACGCAGTCAGACGTCTGGAGCTACGGAGTCCTTCTGTGGGAGATCTTCTCGTACGGGAGACAGCCGTATCCCAAAATG TCGGTGAGCGAGGTGAGGGAGCGCGTGGACCAGGGTCACCGCATGGAGCCGCCGGACCAGTGTCCTCCCGACGTCTACGGCCTCATGACGTCCTGCTGGGAGACGGACCCCAAGAGAAGACCGTCCTTCCACAAGCTCCGAGAGCGGCTGGAGAAAGAGCTCGGCAAGCACTGA
- the matk gene encoding megakaryocyte-associated tyrosine-protein kinase isoform X4, whose protein sequence is MAMSWMAGTQCVAKKQHCKPKAGEMAYYKGDILTVVGPGTRKGEYRARHNTTGEEGLVSGSKLREREALRIDPKLSLMPWFHGKISGTQAVGKLKPAEDGLFLVRESVRHPGDFVLCLCFGRKVFHYRVVFRDGKLSIDSKQFFYNLIDMIEFYSRNQGALATLLLKPKKKEGTKSAETKLLKSGWLLDLSKLTVGETIGEGEFGAVFEGEYAGQRVAVKNIKCDVTAQAFLEETSVMTNLHHKNLVRLLGVILHNGLHIVTELMAKGNLVNFLRTRGRSAISPVQLLRFSLDVCEGMEHLESKKLLHRDLAGRNILVSEDSVAKISDFGLAKVSSTATDNSKLPIKWTAPEALKNKKFSTQSDVWSYGVLLWEIFSYGRQPYPKMSVSEVRERVDQGHRMEPPDQCPPDVYGLMTSCWETDPKRRPSFHKLRERLEKELGKH, encoded by the exons ATGGCGATG AGCTGGATGGCAGGTACGCAGTGCGTCGCCAAAAAGCAGCACTGCAAGCCCAAAGCCGGTGAAATGGCGTATTACAAAGGCGACATCTTGACAGTCGTCGGACCAGGAACG AGGAAAGGAGAATACAGAGCCCGACACAACACAACGGGAGAGGAAGGATTGGTTTCGGGTTCGAAGCTCCGAGAAAGGGAAGCCCTCCGTATCGACCCCAAATTAAGTCTGATGCC ATGGTTTCACGGGAAAATATCAGGAACGCAAGCCGTCGGCAAACTCAAGCCGGCGGAGGACGGCCTTTTCTTGGTGCGGGAGTCGGTTCGGCATCCCGGCGACTTCGTGCTGTGCCTCTGCTTCGGTCGGAAGGTCTTTCACTACAGAGTGGTCTTCAGAGACGGCAAGCTGAGCATCGACAGCAAGCAGTTCTTCTACAACCTCATCGACATGATCGAG TTTTACAGCAGAAATCAAGGTGCCCTCGCCACGCTTCTGCTGAAGCCCAAGAAGAAGGAAGGCACGAAATCCGCCGAGACGAAACTGTTGAAAT CCGGCTGGCTTCTGGATCTGTCCAAGCTAACCGTAGGAGAGACCATCGGAGAGGGAGAGTTCGGTG CGGTGTTCGAGGGTGAATACGCAGGTCAGCGGGTCGCCGTCAAGAACATCAAGTGTGACGTGACCGCTCAGGCCTTCCTCGAAGAGACGTCCGTCATGAC GAACCTCCATCATAAGAACCTGGTGAGGTTGTTGGGAGTGATTCTTCACAACGGCCTTCACATCGTCACGGAGCTCATGGCGAAG GGGAACCTGGTGAACTTTCTCCGCACGCGAGGACGTTCTGCGATCAGTCCTGTGCAGCTGCTGCGCTTTTCACT AGATGTTTGTGAAGGTATGGAGCACCTGGAGTCCAAGAAGCTCCTGCACCGAGATCTCGCCGGACGCAACATCCTGGTGTCTGAAGACAGCGTCGCCAAAATCAGCGACTTCGGTCTGGCCAAGGTCAGTTCAACGGCGACGGACAACTCCAAGTTACCCATCAAGTGGACGGCGCCCGAAGCCCTGAAGAACAAG aagTTCTCCACGCAGTCAGACGTCTGGAGCTACGGAGTCCTTCTGTGGGAGATCTTCTCGTACGGGAGACAGCCGTATCCCAAAATG TCGGTGAGCGAGGTGAGGGAGCGCGTGGACCAGGGTCACCGCATGGAGCCGCCGGACCAGTGTCCTCCCGACGTCTACGGCCTCATGACGTCCTGCTGGGAGACGGACCCCAAGAGAAGACCGTCCTTCCACAAGCTCCGAGAGCGGCTGGAGAAAGAGCTCGGCAAGCACTGA
- the matk gene encoding megakaryocyte-associated tyrosine-protein kinase isoform X2 — protein sequence MVKSLKIFRCSLLNKHMAMSWMAGTQCVAKKQHCKPKAGEMAYYKGDILTVVGPGTRKGEYRARHNTTGEEGLVSGSKLREREALRIDPKLSLMPWFHGKISGTQAVGKLKPAEDGLFLVRESVRHPGDFVLCLCFGRKVFHYRVVFRDGKLSIDSKQFFYNLIDMIEFYSRNQGALATLLLKPKKKEGTKSAETKLLKSGWLLDLSKLTVGETIGEGEFGAVFEGEYAGQRVAVKNIKCDVTAQAFLEETSVMTNLHHKNLVRLLGVILHNGLHIVTELMAKGNLVNFLRTRGRSAISPVQLLRFSLDVCEGMEHLESKKLLHRDLAGRNILVSEDSVAKISDFGLAKVSSTATDNSKLPIKWTAPEALKNKKFSTQSDVWSYGVLLWEIFSYGRQPYPKMSVSEVRERVDQGHRMEPPDQCPPDVYGLMTSCWETDPKRRPSFHKLRERLEKELGKH from the exons ATG GTTAAAAGTCTGAAGATCTTCAGATGTTCATTGCTCAATAAACACATGGCGATG AGCTGGATGGCAGGTACGCAGTGCGTCGCCAAAAAGCAGCACTGCAAGCCCAAAGCCGGTGAAATGGCGTATTACAAAGGCGACATCTTGACAGTCGTCGGACCAGGAACG AGGAAAGGAGAATACAGAGCCCGACACAACACAACGGGAGAGGAAGGATTGGTTTCGGGTTCGAAGCTCCGAGAAAGGGAAGCCCTCCGTATCGACCCCAAATTAAGTCTGATGCC ATGGTTTCACGGGAAAATATCAGGAACGCAAGCCGTCGGCAAACTCAAGCCGGCGGAGGACGGCCTTTTCTTGGTGCGGGAGTCGGTTCGGCATCCCGGCGACTTCGTGCTGTGCCTCTGCTTCGGTCGGAAGGTCTTTCACTACAGAGTGGTCTTCAGAGACGGCAAGCTGAGCATCGACAGCAAGCAGTTCTTCTACAACCTCATCGACATGATCGAG TTTTACAGCAGAAATCAAGGTGCCCTCGCCACGCTTCTGCTGAAGCCCAAGAAGAAGGAAGGCACGAAATCCGCCGAGACGAAACTGTTGAAAT CCGGCTGGCTTCTGGATCTGTCCAAGCTAACCGTAGGAGAGACCATCGGAGAGGGAGAGTTCGGTG CGGTGTTCGAGGGTGAATACGCAGGTCAGCGGGTCGCCGTCAAGAACATCAAGTGTGACGTGACCGCTCAGGCCTTCCTCGAAGAGACGTCCGTCATGAC GAACCTCCATCATAAGAACCTGGTGAGGTTGTTGGGAGTGATTCTTCACAACGGCCTTCACATCGTCACGGAGCTCATGGCGAAG GGGAACCTGGTGAACTTTCTCCGCACGCGAGGACGTTCTGCGATCAGTCCTGTGCAGCTGCTGCGCTTTTCACT AGATGTTTGTGAAGGTATGGAGCACCTGGAGTCCAAGAAGCTCCTGCACCGAGATCTCGCCGGACGCAACATCCTGGTGTCTGAAGACAGCGTCGCCAAAATCAGCGACTTCGGTCTGGCCAAGGTCAGTTCAACGGCGACGGACAACTCCAAGTTACCCATCAAGTGGACGGCGCCCGAAGCCCTGAAGAACAAG aagTTCTCCACGCAGTCAGACGTCTGGAGCTACGGAGTCCTTCTGTGGGAGATCTTCTCGTACGGGAGACAGCCGTATCCCAAAATG TCGGTGAGCGAGGTGAGGGAGCGCGTGGACCAGGGTCACCGCATGGAGCCGCCGGACCAGTGTCCTCCCGACGTCTACGGCCTCATGACGTCCTGCTGGGAGACGGACCCCAAGAGAAGACCGTCCTTCCACAAGCTCCGAGAGCGGCTGGAGAAAGAGCTCGGCAAGCACTGA
- the matk gene encoding megakaryocyte-associated tyrosine-protein kinase isoform X1 has product MVKSLKIFRCSLLNKHMAMKSWMAGTQCVAKKQHCKPKAGEMAYYKGDILTVVGPGTRKGEYRARHNTTGEEGLVSGSKLREREALRIDPKLSLMPWFHGKISGTQAVGKLKPAEDGLFLVRESVRHPGDFVLCLCFGRKVFHYRVVFRDGKLSIDSKQFFYNLIDMIEFYSRNQGALATLLLKPKKKEGTKSAETKLLKSGWLLDLSKLTVGETIGEGEFGAVFEGEYAGQRVAVKNIKCDVTAQAFLEETSVMTNLHHKNLVRLLGVILHNGLHIVTELMAKGNLVNFLRTRGRSAISPVQLLRFSLDVCEGMEHLESKKLLHRDLAGRNILVSEDSVAKISDFGLAKVSSTATDNSKLPIKWTAPEALKNKKFSTQSDVWSYGVLLWEIFSYGRQPYPKMSVSEVRERVDQGHRMEPPDQCPPDVYGLMTSCWETDPKRRPSFHKLRERLEKELGKH; this is encoded by the exons ATG GTTAAAAGTCTGAAGATCTTCAGATGTTCATTGCTCAATAAACACATGGCGATG AAGAGCTGGATGGCAGGTACGCAGTGCGTCGCCAAAAAGCAGCACTGCAAGCCCAAAGCCGGTGAAATGGCGTATTACAAAGGCGACATCTTGACAGTCGTCGGACCAGGAACG AGGAAAGGAGAATACAGAGCCCGACACAACACAACGGGAGAGGAAGGATTGGTTTCGGGTTCGAAGCTCCGAGAAAGGGAAGCCCTCCGTATCGACCCCAAATTAAGTCTGATGCC ATGGTTTCACGGGAAAATATCAGGAACGCAAGCCGTCGGCAAACTCAAGCCGGCGGAGGACGGCCTTTTCTTGGTGCGGGAGTCGGTTCGGCATCCCGGCGACTTCGTGCTGTGCCTCTGCTTCGGTCGGAAGGTCTTTCACTACAGAGTGGTCTTCAGAGACGGCAAGCTGAGCATCGACAGCAAGCAGTTCTTCTACAACCTCATCGACATGATCGAG TTTTACAGCAGAAATCAAGGTGCCCTCGCCACGCTTCTGCTGAAGCCCAAGAAGAAGGAAGGCACGAAATCCGCCGAGACGAAACTGTTGAAAT CCGGCTGGCTTCTGGATCTGTCCAAGCTAACCGTAGGAGAGACCATCGGAGAGGGAGAGTTCGGTG CGGTGTTCGAGGGTGAATACGCAGGTCAGCGGGTCGCCGTCAAGAACATCAAGTGTGACGTGACCGCTCAGGCCTTCCTCGAAGAGACGTCCGTCATGAC GAACCTCCATCATAAGAACCTGGTGAGGTTGTTGGGAGTGATTCTTCACAACGGCCTTCACATCGTCACGGAGCTCATGGCGAAG GGGAACCTGGTGAACTTTCTCCGCACGCGAGGACGTTCTGCGATCAGTCCTGTGCAGCTGCTGCGCTTTTCACT AGATGTTTGTGAAGGTATGGAGCACCTGGAGTCCAAGAAGCTCCTGCACCGAGATCTCGCCGGACGCAACATCCTGGTGTCTGAAGACAGCGTCGCCAAAATCAGCGACTTCGGTCTGGCCAAGGTCAGTTCAACGGCGACGGACAACTCCAAGTTACCCATCAAGTGGACGGCGCCCGAAGCCCTGAAGAACAAG aagTTCTCCACGCAGTCAGACGTCTGGAGCTACGGAGTCCTTCTGTGGGAGATCTTCTCGTACGGGAGACAGCCGTATCCCAAAATG TCGGTGAGCGAGGTGAGGGAGCGCGTGGACCAGGGTCACCGCATGGAGCCGCCGGACCAGTGTCCTCCCGACGTCTACGGCCTCATGACGTCCTGCTGGGAGACGGACCCCAAGAGAAGACCGTCCTTCCACAAGCTCCGAGAGCGGCTGGAGAAAGAGCTCGGCAAGCACTGA